The genomic interval CGCACTCGTTGCCGTGGCAATCTTTTTAGGTGAGTCCACGTGGGAAGCAGGGGTGCACGCTAATGAGGAAAGGCAAAAGCCCGCTGCAATAAGGGAATAAAAGCAGCGGGCGATGCGGCGCATTAGTTTTTACGCATGGTAGCGGCCTTGGTGGAGTCGTAAGGCTCTGCAGTAACTACGGTCACCGTGATGGTTTTGCCATTGGGTGCAGTGTACTCGCGAGTCTCGCCTTCCTTAGCTCCAACAACTGCAGCACCGAGGGGAGACTGCTCAGAGAAGGTTTCCAGGTCCTTGTTATCGGAGGCTGCCGCACGAGTACCGATGAGGAAGGTTTCCTTATCGTTCTTATCGCCGTTGTAGTAAACGTGCACTACGGAACCGATGTGGGCGACGCCCTCAACGATACCTACACGCTCGGTGGTGGAGTTAGCGAGGATTTCAGAGATCTGCTTGATGCGAGCTTCTTCTTGATCCTGCATTTCACGTGCAGCGTCGTAACCGGCGTTTTCTTTGAGATCGCCTTCCTCGCGGCGCTCGTTGATCTCAGCTGCGACCTCGGGGCGGTGTGCAATAAGTGCATTGAGCTCTTCTTCGAGCTTAGCCTTGGTTTCCGGGGTGATGTACTGCTTTTGGTTTTCGGCCATAATCCGTATCCCTCTACACGTTGGTAATCGAGGCAATCCGCAATGTAAATCAATGGCGGCGAGGAGTCTATGAGGCGAAAGATGCCTCAAGGTACTCTTCTGCTGCCATGATGATGGCCCCGAATAAAAGAATTTACGTGCGGTTTGGCACGGCAACACTTACGTTTCGGGGCCGAATCACGCGGATAGCGCGCTTTTGCTGGGATTCTACCACAGATGCTGTGGCTGGGAGATCCCGCTAAGAGACTGTGTGTCCTTTGCTGTGGTTAACTACGGTGCAAGTAGAAAGGGATGGAAGAACTGCAGCCATAGAGATTTCCGGATACGGCGCCCTGAGACGTCTTGATAGGGACCTCGATACGCTGAGTTTTATCTCCTCCGCTGGGCAAAAAGAATTCGCGACGTCCTACTTCGGCCATTTCGTAGTCTAGGGCCGTAACGATGCAGTAATGGTCGACGTCCGTATCATCCCTGGTTACGTCGACAGTGAGCGTGAAATTATTGCCATCAACCTGCATAACATTGGCGATCTGCCCAGAAATCTTTGTTTGGCGATCTTGCTGTACAAATTTGATGAGCGCAACCGCGATTGCAGCGGTGATAACGAGGATCAGAATGGCAAGGAGCTTGCCGCTTAGGTGAGATGATTTTTGTGGTTTCTGGGGATCCGAGTAGCGTGCGCGGGCGGTATTACTGCTGCTTGACGACGAAGGCTCTTGTGGTGTCATCTCTTACGCTCCTCAGTGAGATCCTGTACCCGCCATCTCGCTTATTGCTCCAGCATCTGCGGCGAAGCGCGGGTAGCGTGGGCGACTTCTCGACGCCTCCTGTGCACATCATAGTATCCGATCAGTATCTCACCCCTGCACTAGCAACTCCGACTACACTGCGGCTTTATAGTTGAAGAACAAATGACTAGCTAGGAAAGGACCACTCCTATGCGCGGGTTGCGTCTTCTCGCTATACATGCTCATCCAGATGATGAGGCCAGCAAAGGTGCCGCCACGATGGCAAAGTACGCCGCTGAAGGCTGCGACGTGCTCGTTTTGACCTGCACTGGTGGCGAGCGGGGAGCCATCCTTAATCCGGCCATGGATAAACCTGGAATCCTAGAAAATATGGCGCAGGTGCGTAGGAAAGAGATGGCGGAGTCAATTCGCGCCATAGGTGCTCACCATTGTTGGCTGGGCTACATCGATTCAGGGCTACCTGAAGGAGATCCTTTACCTGCGTTACCACCCGGATGCTTTGCGCTTGCGGACACCGAGGAAGTAGTGGATAAGGTCGTGGCAGTGATTCGAGAGTTCCAGCCACACGTGATCATTACCTACGACGAAAATGGTGGTTATCCTCATCCTGACCACCTTAAGGTCCATGAAGTCTCTATGCTTGCTTGGGATCATTCAGGGCAGACGGCTTATAAACCAGAGCTTGGAGCTGCGTGGGAGCCGCTCAAACTGTATTACACACATGGGTTTATCCGACAACGTATGCAAATGTTCCACAACTTGCTGATTCAAGAGGGGAAAGAAAGCCCTTACGTAGACATGCTTGAGCGATGGCAGATTCATCGTGCGGACATCATGGCGCGTGTAACCACCCAAATTCGATGTGAAGAATATTTTGAGCAGCGTGATGAGGCTTTGCGTGCCCACGCCACGCAAATAGATCCTGCAGGGGCTTTCTTTGGTACTCCGGTGGAAGACCAACAGCGTTTATGGCCTACTGAGGAATTTGAGTTGGCAAGAACACGCGTAACTACTGCCATTCCAGAAAATGACCTCTTTGCTGGAATTGATCGAGAGTATAAAGACCTGAATCGCCCATAATGTGAAGTGTTGGTTAATTCACAGCTAAGTAAAAGCGGGTACGAGCTGATGGTTGGGCAACTGAACTTTTCTTGGCGTGTCCTGCGTTTTTAACTACCGTAAGTGAAGCGTGGTGGTGCAGTGTAGAGGACAAGGGTAAAAACGAGACCTTATTTAATAAAAGTGCGTTTTCTATGAAAGTGAGTCCGCGCTAGAATTTATCAGTTCCCCTGTAGTGCAGCATCGCCGGCATACGGGAACGCGTATGTTGAAGTAATGCAGAAAAATTCTCAGCGGACGCAACTGGTGAGGATGACGTAACAGTGACTAGCAGTGACTATGAGGAGAACTCTTAGATGAATACGGTTGATCCAGCCAACGCGATCACCTACCTCGCTCAAACCATCACTGGTCCGGTGGGCTCTGAGTTTGGAAAAGCATCCCCAATCGGGTGGTTTGTGCTGATCGCGTTGCTTGTTGCTGTGCTCTACATTGGTTGGGCGTTTCGACGTCGCTATACGCGCCTTCACCGGCGTCGGTTATTTGCGGAAGCACACGGGATCGACCTTTTTGATACCGAGACGCTGGATAAAGCTATGGCAGAGGCCGGAGTGCTTGATCGAGGCAAGAAGTACTGGTTCTAAGCTGACACGTTGTCGGTAGTGCGCTACTGCGTTAGATGGCGCCCTTGCATAAGAAGGCGGAGCAACAACATGAAAGAGACCCTTACATCGCCGTTCAAGGCGGCGCTACAGGTGGTGCTCTATCCATTTTATGAGAAGCGCTTACTGGGAGAGATCGCAGGCGCTAAGCAACCTTCGCACGTTGCCATCATGTGCGATGGCAACCGCAGATGGGCACGTGAGGCAGGGTTTGCTGATGTTACCCATGGACATCGCGTAGGTGCTAAAAAAGTCGGCGAAATGGTCCGATGGTGTAAAGACACCGATGTGGAGTTGGTGACAGTCTATTTACTCTCCACAGAGAATCTGGGCAGGGCTAGCGATGAGCTCGATATGCTTTTTGACATCATTGGGGACGTCGTTGACGAGCTTGCCGACCCAGAGATCAACTGTAGACTTCGCCTGGTGGGGCACTTGGATCTGCTTCCGTCGGAAGTTGCAGAGCGTATGAACTATGCACAGGAGAAGACCGCTCATAATACGGGTGTGGCCGTGAATGTAGCAGTAGGCTACGGAGGTCGTCAGGAGATCGTCGATGCGGTACGCGAGCTCATCTCCGGAGAGGTCGAGTCTGGTACTGCGGCGGAGCAAATAGCCGACAAAGTTACCGTGGATTCTATCTCTAAGCACCTTTACACCTCGGGGCAGCCCGATCCCGATCTAGTGATTCGTACTTCGGGCGAACAGCGATTGTCTGGCTTTCTCCTGTGGCAAGCAGCGTATTCGGAGATTTGGTTCACGGATACGTACTGGCCAGCTTTCCGTCGCCTCGATTTTCTCCGCGCGCTCAGGGAGTACTCCAAACGAAGCCGCAGGTTTGGAAAATGATTCACATCAGATTCCACTCTGTGTACGGCTCGACCAAACACTATGCGGAATCACTAGCGCAGTCGGTAGACGCCCTGAGCATCGGAGTGCTCGACGTCCCCATTCCTAGCGACGGACACCCCGTGGTGATACTCAGCCCGGTTCATGGCCCGAGTATCGCCGGCATCAAAGTCGCGCAGCGATACCATGAAACCCACCCGATCGCGCTCGTAGCGGTAGGGATGACGCTTCTCGACGCAGCCCAGAAACGCGATCAAATGCGAAGCTCTGCCCCTGAAAGCTGCGCGCGTTTTTACCTCCCGGGTAGGTTGGACTATTCGCAGCTCAGTTCTACGCATAAGGCGGCAATGACGTCGCTTGTGGCATTTTTGAAGGCTAAACCATTGAAAAATGCGAATGATAAGAGCATTATCGCTGGGTATAACAAGGTTGTGGATCAGGTGGACGTCGACAAGCTACAACCTGTCATAGAGTGGGCGCGCAGCGCAGCCTCCTAGATTTTGCGCATTCTTACGCGCCGCACTTTATGGTTGGAATCTTTACCAAGCACCAAGGAAGCACGTACCCGCGTAGGAAGGATGTGCTCGACCAGGTTGGGGAGATTGATGGTCTGCCAGATCATGCGAGCCTCATTGACCGCAGCAGTGTCGGACATGTCGGCGTAATGAGAGAAGTGCGCATTTGGGGCACGGAATGCTGATTGTCGTAGGTGGAGGAATCGATCGATATACCATCTTTCGATGTCTTCGATGGCGGCATCCACATACACGCTAAAGTCAAAAAGATCGCTCACCGATAAGGTCGGACCGGTTTGGAGTACGTTGAGCCCCTCCAAAATTAAAATATCTGGTTGGCAGATCGTGGCCACCTGGTTTTCCACCCTGTTATAGAGAGTGTGGGAGTACACCGGTGCCGTAACGTGGTGTTTTCCGGATTTTACGTCGGTGACAAAGCGCAGCAGCGCCCGTTGATCGTAGCTTTCCGGATAACCTTTCCTACCCAAAATTCCACGTTTTTTCAGTTCATCCGTGGGATACAGAAAACCATCTGTGGTGACCAGATCGACTCGCGGATGCTCTTCCCATCGTTGCAGAAGTACCTGGAGCAGACGCGCTGTGGTGGATTTTCCCACAGCCACAGAACCCGCAACCCCAATGATGAACGGAACATGGGCGGCATCTTCGCCTAGGAAGGTTTCTGTTGCTGCCGTTAGCTCTTGACGCGCTTGAACCTGTAGATGAATGAGACGGCTCAGCGGAAGATACACCTCTGCGACTTCTTCCAAATCAATGTTTTCACCGATTCCTCGTAGCTCAATGACCTCTTCCTCAGTGAGAACTTGGGGCATAGACATACGAAGACGCCGCCAGGAATCACGGTCGAAGTCAAGGTATGGGCTGGAATCTTTCGGGCGAGCCATGACGTCTATTGTGCATGGCGGTGCTTGCCTCCCAGAAATTGGTGGGGGCGTAATCTCAAAGTGTGTTCATTTGCACATAATGGAGCTCGTGTCTACGGGGGTGCAATAAACCCAAGGCTGCCGCTGCTTTTCCAGCCGAAAGCTGTTGTGGGTCTTGTGATTAGTTAGAATTATTCGCGTAGTGCCCCTACCGGCCACACTTATGCGTTGTTGGTCGGCTACATAATGAGAAAGGTGAAGTGGTCCAGCAATGACAGATGACATCCGCAACCAGTCGCTGAGCGAATTGGATCCCGAAGTTGCAGGTGCTATCGCAGGCGAACTTGATCGTCAGCGATCCACCCTTGAGATGATCGCTTCTGAGAATTTTGTGCCTCGTGCGGTTTTGCAGGCACAAGGCTCCGTATTTACTAACAAATACGCAGAAGGCTACCCAGGCCGCCGTTACTACGGAGGCTGTGAAAAT from Corynebacterium ulcerans carries:
- the greA gene encoding transcription elongation factor GreA — its product is MAENQKQYITPETKAKLEEELNALIAHRPEVAAEINERREEGDLKENAGYDAAREMQDQEEARIKQISEILANSTTERVGIVEGVAHIGSVVHVYYNGDKNDKETFLIGTRAAASDNKDLETFSEQSPLGAAVVGAKEGETREYTAPNGKTITVTVVTAEPYDSTKAATMRKN
- a CDS encoding DUF4307 domain-containing protein, yielding MTPQEPSSSSSSNTARARYSDPQKPQKSSHLSGKLLAILILVITAAIAVALIKFVQQDRQTKISGQIANVMQVDGNNFTLTVDVTRDDTDVDHYCIVTALDYEMAEVGRREFFLPSGGDKTQRIEVPIKTSQGAVSGNLYGCSSSIPFYLHRS
- the mca gene encoding mycothiol conjugate amidase Mca, yielding MRGLRLLAIHAHPDDEASKGAATMAKYAAEGCDVLVLTCTGGERGAILNPAMDKPGILENMAQVRRKEMAESIRAIGAHHCWLGYIDSGLPEGDPLPALPPGCFALADTEEVVDKVVAVIREFQPHVIITYDENGGYPHPDHLKVHEVSMLAWDHSGQTAYKPELGAAWEPLKLYYTHGFIRQRMQMFHNLLIQEGKESPYVDMLERWQIHRADIMARVTTQIRCEEYFEQRDEALRAHATQIDPAGAFFGTPVEDQQRLWPTEEFELARTRVTTAIPENDLFAGIDREYKDLNRP
- a CDS encoding isoprenyl transferase, with amino-acid sequence MKETLTSPFKAALQVVLYPFYEKRLLGEIAGAKQPSHVAIMCDGNRRWAREAGFADVTHGHRVGAKKVGEMVRWCKDTDVELVTVYLLSTENLGRASDELDMLFDIIGDVVDELADPEINCRLRLVGHLDLLPSEVAERMNYAQEKTAHNTGVAVNVAVGYGGRQEIVDAVRELISGEVESGTAAEQIADKVTVDSISKHLYTSGQPDPDLVIRTSGEQRLSGFLLWQAAYSEIWFTDTYWPAFRRLDFLRALREYSKRSRRFGK
- a CDS encoding flavodoxin domain-containing protein, with translation MIHIRFHSVYGSTKHYAESLAQSVDALSIGVLDVPIPSDGHPVVILSPVHGPSIAGIKVAQRYHETHPIALVAVGMTLLDAAQKRDQMRSSAPESCARFYLPGRLDYSQLSSTHKAAMTSLVAFLKAKPLKNANDKSIIAGYNKVVDQVDVDKLQPVIEWARSAAS
- the coaA gene encoding type I pantothenate kinase, with product MARPKDSSPYLDFDRDSWRRLRMSMPQVLTEEEVIELRGIGENIDLEEVAEVYLPLSRLIHLQVQARQELTAATETFLGEDAAHVPFIIGVAGSVAVGKSTTARLLQVLLQRWEEHPRVDLVTTDGFLYPTDELKKRGILGRKGYPESYDQRALLRFVTDVKSGKHHVTAPVYSHTLYNRVENQVATICQPDILILEGLNVLQTGPTLSVSDLFDFSVYVDAAIEDIERWYIDRFLHLRQSAFRAPNAHFSHYADMSDTAAVNEARMIWQTINLPNLVEHILPTRVRASLVLGKDSNHKVRRVRMRKI